From Cotesia glomerata isolate CgM1 linkage group LG2, MPM_Cglom_v2.3, whole genome shotgun sequence, a single genomic window includes:
- the LOC123275488 gene encoding E3 ubiquitin-protein ligase ARIH1-like has translation MCIAGFTIYKINSDDNFVSVCELNEYESGDDMDLEDMQEDKYCYEVLSPKEIITDMLKKITSINTILQVPNTVTRILLHHFKWDEDQFLEKFYTGNRAVLFKEARIVDPASIGNSNNKLSVDSIEDCDIWMNPLSKDSMTELEYKHQFCGDFWNEYLSMKVMNEDECLTIACPAHKCDILVDDTTSMTMIKDSKIKAKYQHLITQSFVEFIFIYF, from the exons ATGTGCATCGCTGGATTCACAAT atataaaatcaattccGACGACAACTTTGTATCGGTCTGCGAGTTGAACGAGTATGAAAGTGGAGATGATATGGATTTAGAGGACATGCAAGAGGATAAATACTGTTATGAAGTTCTCAGCCCCAAGGAAATAATAACTgatatgttgaaaaaaataacctCTATAAACACTATCCTGCAGGTCCCAAACACGGTTACGAGAATTTTGCTGCATCACTTTAAATGGGATGAAGACCAATTCCTGGAAAAATTCTACACGGGAAACAGAGCTGTCCTCTTCAAAGAGGCTCGCATAGTTGATCCTGCGTCAATCGGTAACAGTAACAACAAATTATCTGTGGATTCCATAGAGGACTGTGACATCTGGATGAATCCACTCTCTAAAGACTCGATGACCGAGTTGGAGTACAAACACCAGTTTTGTGGCGACTTCTGGAACGAATATCTCTCCATGAAGGTGATGAATGAAGATGAGTGCCTCACTATTGCATGTCCGGCACACAAGTGCGACATTTTAGTTGACGACACCACATCGATGACGATGATCAAGGATTCCAAAATAAAGGCCAAGTACCAGCACTTAATAACACAAAGTTTTGTTGAattcattttcatatatttctaa
- the LOC123259290 gene encoding probable cytochrome P450 28d2 yields MIWVITYIGVVLFLVLMYKYLTRNYNHWNIRKIPTARGAVLGFGHMLDVMMLKKNLSTLLQETYNAYPDVSMVGLFDFDQPALLIKDPELVKTVIQIEFASFSDHMTLNIFADPLLTMDPAFVNGEKWKHIRGMFSKAFSVKNLKFISLVAKYECDKLVEFIDKKFDKESVVDVNAKHLFSNFTAQVVAHMIFGVDGEAFDDFHLPESFRTMMDAMFEANVITGIRQNIFFSLPLVGKLLNVGFVPSWVNVTFTRVVNEIRELRKSLNLKKYDILQQIIDYEADNKYGDVVACYAFLFFIEGYETSSLTLSSTAYLLSKYPKFQTKARKEVDRVMDKYKSICYDAINEMTYLDQIIQEAIRLFSPVASMQKICTKSITLQGVDGLACALDPGDVVFISSVGIHRDEKYWQNPNDFNPDRFAKGSEGYRKHMYLGFGEGPRKCPGKRMAIVQVKAAMAIILKNYIIEASSRTVEPVKIEPKYFLTTAQGGFWIELRRLTCSC; encoded by the coding sequence ATGATTTGGGTAATAACTTACATTGGGGTTGTGCTATTCTTGGTACTCATGTACAAATACCTTACCCGTAACTACAATCACTGGAATATCCGAAAGATACCAACAGCTAGAGGAGCAGTACTAGGATTCGGTCACATGCTGGATGTTATGATGTTGAAGAAAAACTTATCTACTCTATTGCAAGAAACTTACAACGCCTATCCCGATGTTAGTATGGTGGGACTATTCGATTTTGACCAACCAGCCTTATTAATCAAAGACCCGGAGCTGGTGAAGACAGTGATACAGATAGAATTTGCTAGTTTCAGCGACCAcatgactttaaatatttttgcggATCCTCTGTTGACGATGGATCCAGCCTTCGTGAACGGTGAGAAGTGGAAGCACATTCGCGGGATGTTCTCAAAAGCCTTTtcggttaaaaatttaaagttcatCTCATTGGTAGCCAAGTATGAATGTGATAAATTAGTTGAATTCATTGACAAAAAGTTTGACAAAGAAAGCGTAGTTGATGTTAATGCCAAACATCTGTTTTCTAATTTCACAGCTCAGGTAGTAGCTCATATGATTTTCGGTGTCGATGGAGAAGCATTCGATGATTTTCACTTACCGGAATCGTTTCGCACAATGATGGATGCTATGTTCGAAGCTAACGTTATCACTGGGATCAGGCAGAACATTTTCTTTTCTCTGCCATTGGTAGGCAAGCTCTTGAATGTAGGCTTCGTTCCTTCGTGGGTGAACGTAACATTTACAAGAGTGGTCAACGAAATACGAGAGTTAAGGAAGAGTttgaatcttaaaaaatatgacattTTGCAACAAATCATCGATTATGAAGCTGACAACAAGTATGGTGACGTGGTTGCGTGTTATGCCTTTCTGTTCTTCATCGAAGGTTATGAAACTTCTAGTCTAACTCTGAGTTCAACGGCTTACTTACTGTCCAAGTATCCGAAATTTCAGACTAAAGCAAGAAAAGAAGTTGATAGAGTGATGGATAAATATAAGAGTATCTGCTATGACGCCATCAATGAGATGACTTATCTGGATCAAATAATCCAAGAAGCAATCAGATTGTTCAGTCCCGTTGCAAGCATGCAGAAAATATGTACGAAGAGCATCACTCTTCAGGGAGTTGATGGTCTTGCTTGTGCTTTAGATCCTGGAGATGTGGTATTCATCTCGTCAGTGGGGATCCATCGAGATGAGAAGTATTGGCAGAACCCAAATGACTTCAATCCTGATCGATTTGCTAAGGGATCTGAAGGGTATCGCAAACATATGTACTTGGGATTCGGGGAAGGCCCACGGAAGTGCCCTGGTAAGCGCATGGCTATTGTTCAGGTGAAAGCTGCGATGGCGATTATCTTGAAGAACTACATCATCGAAGCTTCTTCTCGGACGGTTGAACCGGTGAAGATAGAGCCAAAATACTTTCTGACTACTGCGCAAGGTGGGTTCTGGATTGAATTACGACGTTTGACCTGTAGTTGTTAG
- the LOC123275487 gene encoding uncharacterized protein LOC123275487, with protein MTEVIVFGNLKFYDDYKNIKKRKSLNNLSDNQKHKVENFVNQLNKLFDIADNSEVENLPSDLKLFLEECRQNDGNKCLPLLSKLNENAIVLSDQSVLQDIQDEIQDENNNIEFNLSQKLSQFSMSNEGSSQSSNQSEKRPLSDYEDELPQAKRKRKVDVMTEVLVVVLDRTKTNNQSAMHIISAVITSLGLDIDNYNISYTTIRNARLTFRKTVAGNLKDGIEETAQNLIVHWDGKLLPELSNQPMKKVERLPIVVSGMDVEQLLGVPALDESTGANELKLFLKR; from the exons ATGACTGAAGTAATTG TATTCGGAAATTTGAAGTTTTATGACGATTACAAAAACATTAAGAAACGAAAATCTCTTAACAATCTCTCGGACAATCAAAAGCACAAAGTGGAAAATTTCGTTAAtcaattaaacaaattattcgATATTGCTGATAATAGTGAAGTTGAGAATCTTCCaagtgatttaaaattatttttagaagaatGTCGACAAAATGATGGCAATAAATGTTTACCATTATTATCTAAGTTAAACGAAAATGCAATAGTACTTTCTGATCAATCAGTTTTGCAAGATATACAGGATGAAATACAAGATGAAAATAACAACATTGAATTTA atctGAGTCAAAAATTATCGCAGTTCTCAATGTCTAATGAAGGAAGTAGCCAATCATCAAATCAATCTGAAAAACGACCTTTGTCAGATTACGAAGATGAGCTTCCACAAGCTAAAAGGAAACGTAAGGTTGATGTTATGACGGAAGTTCTAGTAGTAGTACTGGATCGCACTAAAACCAATAATCAGAGTGCAATGCATATTATTTCTGCTGTCATTACTAGTCTTGGATTagatattgataattataatatcaGTTACACGACTATTCGCAATGCTCGATTAACATTCAGAAAAACAGTTGCTGGGAATTTGAAAGACGGGATAGAGGAAACTGCACAAAATCTCATCGTACACTGGGACGGTAAGTTACTTCCGGAACTTTCAAATCAGCCAATGAAAAAAGTCGAAAGACTTCCTATTGTTGTTTCCGGAATGGATGTGGAACAATTACTCGGTGTACCTGCTTTAGATGAATCTACTGGAGCTAATGAGCTGAAGTTATTCTTGAAGCGTTAA